From a single Bacillus pseudomycoides DSM 12442 genomic region:
- a CDS encoding HAD family hydrolase codes for MIFASDLDQTLIYSRKSFRANIEDEHIKLIETLDGKEISFITHKTISLLKQLQLQAQFIPVTTRTIEQFQRITLFQTEVIPEYAITSNGGNILHNGKLDDTWENIQTERLVACMEKEDVLTEFQNISHEEWVISQKTADDLFHYCIIKRDNIPYDELQSFTTWLDKQGWTHSLQGRKLYFVPKPVNKWDAVQYVQEKLQEKTVITAGDSLLDLCMLERANHAIAPLHGELETKQGSLLPHIVRTNEIGIYAAEEIVSKALQMVHSSLPTA; via the coding sequence ATTTCGAGCTAACATAGAAGACGAACATATTAAGCTCATCGAGACTTTAGATGGGAAAGAGATTTCTTTTATCACACACAAAACGATTTCTTTATTAAAACAACTACAATTACAAGCACAATTCATCCCAGTTACAACTCGAACGATTGAACAGTTTCAACGTATTACACTATTTCAAACAGAAGTCATTCCGGAATATGCGATTACAAGCAATGGCGGTAATATCCTTCATAACGGTAAGCTAGATGACACTTGGGAAAACATACAAACGGAGCGATTAGTAGCATGCATGGAAAAAGAAGATGTTCTAACAGAATTTCAAAATATTTCTCATGAAGAATGGGTCATTTCACAAAAAACAGCTGATGATTTATTTCACTACTGCATCATTAAGCGTGACAATATTCCATACGACGAATTACAATCATTCACCACTTGGCTCGATAAACAAGGATGGACTCATTCATTGCAAGGCAGAAAATTATATTTTGTGCCAAAGCCTGTGAACAAATGGGATGCTGTTCAGTATGTACAAGAAAAACTTCAGGAAAAAACCGTAATTACTGCTGGAGATTCCTTACTTGATCTATGCATGTTAGAAAGGGCGAATCATGCAATCGCACCTCTTCATGGTGAACTTGAAACAAAACAGGGGAGTTTATTACCCCATATTGTAAGAACAAATGAAATTGGTATATATGCAGCGGAGGAAATTGTAAGTAAAGCACTTCAAATGGTCCATAGTTCTCTTCCTACTGCGTAA
- a CDS encoding vWA domain-containing protein, translating to MSTITLRKEAVRVVLEKKKLTGVVAKVALVLDISGSMRTLYKNGTVQEVVERVLAVASQFDDDGSLDIWVYDNEFSRLPAVTEKDFAGYVEKHILNNTSIHKFGRNDEPQVMEDIIKKYTIEEKSTEPAFVIFINDGGCKKGIQKPVVFSSNQPIFWQFVGIGNGKFDVLRKLDEMEGRFIDNANFFYIRDIEKTTDETLYNNLLNELPMWIKGAKEKKVIL from the coding sequence TTGAGTACAATTACTTTAAGAAAAGAAGCAGTACGCGTTGTATTAGAGAAAAAGAAATTAACAGGCGTTGTCGCAAAAGTTGCGCTCGTATTAGACATTTCTGGGTCTATGCGAACACTTTATAAAAACGGTACTGTCCAAGAAGTTGTTGAACGTGTTCTTGCTGTAGCAAGTCAATTCGATGATGATGGTTCATTAGATATTTGGGTGTACGATAATGAGTTTTCAAGATTACCAGCCGTTACCGAAAAAGATTTTGCTGGTTATGTTGAAAAACATATTTTAAATAACACTTCCATTCATAAATTTGGCCGAAATGATGAGCCACAAGTAATGGAAGATATCATAAAAAAATATACGATTGAAGAAAAAAGCACAGAGCCTGCCTTTGTTATTTTTATTAACGATGGAGGCTGTAAAAAAGGAATTCAAAAACCGGTTGTATTCTCTTCTAACCAACCTATTTTTTGGCAGTTTGTTGGAATTGGAAACGGCAAATTCGACGTTCTTAGAAAGCTTGACGAAATGGAAGGGCGTTTCATTGATAACGCAAACTTCTTCTACATTCGCGATATCGAAAAAACAACAGATGAAACGTTGTATAACAATTTGTTGAATGAACTTCCGATGTGGATAAAAGGAGCGAAGGAGAAAAAGGTGATACTTTGA
- a CDS encoding helix-turn-helix transcriptional regulator has protein sequence MKIGEKIRQIRIHREMTQGELVNGICSIPYLSRVENGTAKPSHSFLEKVSAKLDISVDYLTEQSKTDFEADIIAITINYKENNKLTESEISFLELHTREMHPLPILLHIFGVLLHYYARTSSPQKGDSIYQQAINLIPNQPNRMFAEDFSYYYIACGNYFYMKQDFIKTNEYYEQANQLLTTEENLQRANLYYNMSLVKQRLIKNQSVSRKYSKKAYEIYSKLNNKVFISDTLITIAVQYHLEERYEESLQYLKEAEQYVKELHDPAMYFAMIYYNYGRVYQGLEEFDTAIQHFKHSLKINIAINQQESNIYALRSLIEIYLHLKEWEQINKVMPEAIKILETYDMPSVYIEIYTYKAHLYKLQGDHQGYEKEMQRIIDFGMGNRQYIQVKKLATELGDHFYELRAYKLGAKYFKIALQCDLDIEDFQTNF, from the coding sequence TTGAAAATAGGAGAAAAGATACGCCAAATCCGGATACATCGCGAAATGACACAAGGGGAATTAGTAAATGGAATTTGTTCTATTCCATATTTAAGTCGAGTTGAAAATGGAACAGCAAAACCTTCTCATTCTTTTTTAGAGAAGGTTTCAGCCAAACTGGATATTAGTGTGGATTATCTCACAGAGCAAAGTAAAACTGACTTTGAGGCAGATATAATAGCGATTACGATAAACTATAAAGAGAATAACAAATTGACTGAAAGTGAAATTTCTTTTTTAGAGTTACATACTCGGGAAATGCATCCACTCCCAATTCTTTTACATATTTTTGGTGTACTACTCCATTATTACGCTCGTACTAGTTCACCCCAAAAAGGTGATTCCATTTATCAACAAGCAATAAATTTAATACCTAATCAGCCTAATCGAATGTTTGCTGAAGACTTTTCCTATTATTACATAGCATGTGGTAATTATTTTTATATGAAACAAGATTTTATTAAAACAAATGAATACTACGAGCAGGCAAATCAATTATTAACTACGGAAGAAAACTTACAAAGAGCTAATTTATACTATAATATGAGCCTAGTTAAACAACGTCTCATTAAAAACCAAAGTGTGAGCCGGAAATATTCAAAAAAAGCATATGAAATATATAGCAAGTTAAATAACAAAGTTTTCATATCAGATACGCTTATTACAATTGCTGTACAATATCATCTCGAAGAAAGATACGAAGAATCCTTACAATACTTAAAAGAAGCTGAACAATATGTAAAAGAACTTCACGATCCTGCTATGTATTTTGCAATGATTTATTACAATTACGGAAGAGTATATCAAGGGTTAGAAGAATTCGATACAGCAATTCAACACTTCAAGCATTCCTTGAAAATAAATATAGCAATCAATCAGCAAGAGTCAAATATTTACGCATTGCGAAGCCTTATTGAAATTTACTTACATTTAAAAGAATGGGAGCAAATCAATAAAGTCATGCCGGAAGCCATCAAAATCTTAGAAACTTACGATATGCCTTCTGTTTATATCGAAATTTATACATATAAAGCGCATCTCTATAAGCTTCAAGGTGACCATCAGGGCTACGAGAAAGAAATGCAGAGAATTATTGATTTTGGAATGGGTAACAGACAATATATACAGGTTAAAAAGCTAGCTACTGAATTAGGAGATCATTTTTATGAATTACGTGCTTATAAATTAGGAGCAAAATATTTTAAAATCGCCTTACAATGCGACCTTGATATAGAAGATTTTCAAACTAATTTCTAA
- a CDS encoding response regulator transcription factor → MSVRLSAKEKEVAILVSNGMKDKEIAQTLYISRRRIGEIIASIKEKWNIHHRVEIGIRAYYYGLITIEIAPREENCSQRIKQKSFVF, encoded by the coding sequence ATGAGTGTCAGATTAAGTGCAAAAGAAAAAGAAGTAGCCATTCTCGTCTCAAACGGAATGAAGGATAAAGAAATTGCTCAAACGTTGTATATTAGCCGGAGAAGGATAGGGGAGATAATAGCTTCTATTAAAGAAAAATGGAACATTCATCATCGTGTAGAAATTGGAATTCGGGCCTACTATTATGGGCTAATTACGATAGAAATCGCTCCTAGAGAAGAGAATTGTTCACAGAGGATAAAACAGAAGAGTTTTGTTTTTTAA
- a CDS encoding FtsX-like permease family protein, which translates to MSWIIKYAAKSIRQNWLRNMLIALGAALGVMLATMLLLGNQSVEQSVKEQVVSRYGDYDLQLGYIKNDVYLKDKKLKELNGLESAEKISKVLIPYPLPNYKELSGKPSYWGVEQDSPDMRSYKITEGRYPKEGAEVALTKGYTDRENIKVGDMIRLPFPPHGEKNVRVVGILNPPLMAAMGHSAYFPIAWMQKELNLQGQFNLVQVKTSDANIKRMIASDANEKLENIKIDQRTYVDKALERLNVMKPLVFSLGGIALFVVALLIMGSFFLSVRSRFKQWALLRAIGSNPNQVIFVVLLEALCIGTIGSLVGVVLGASTHQLAASFINKWVNVESTGQESFSISFEILFITFLLGIVMSVIGAAIPAFMVRKIPPVQALRPGLPSNQKKERKWSIFSLIVLMAGIVIGLSGTVVEKYIGFNLSAIGAILFAIGLLFTIPLLIRVITSVIAKPFQTIFRIETTISSRNVIRYRKKAAVSVAILAFGFMLSLVGTMYVNAMYEGMKQGLQKNLPADLVIRVPMESQGIENIPFNWLGKIQDVEGVKEIVGAASDSTSKLVNYDFKEANQEWYEFMKKNKYNYDAMEVVGTDITAFQKVTKMKVISGQNLSTPLKDGEGVITKETAKNLGIKLHDTIEVQGKGKQKQSIKVVSIIEKNLRMQSTYVFVNEQWARNMFHVKGYESIQIMTDSKVPFETIKKKVTKITNGKDNIEVINSTDLLKEQEQLLSQMVMLIRLLVVIIFVISGIGLMNAIVASLHERRAEISMIRAVGAIPKQMRRIVWLEGTLLGAIAGIIGIGGGVIFSYIVLSSLELTVITIPYNQVLLLAAASVILGTSAAMIASSQLRKFKLSDTLKELSA; encoded by the coding sequence ATGTCTTGGATAATTAAATATGCGGCCAAGTCTATTAGACAGAATTGGCTAAGGAACATGTTAATCGCTCTTGGGGCTGCTTTAGGCGTTATGTTAGCAACAATGTTACTACTAGGAAATCAGTCTGTAGAACAAAGTGTTAAAGAGCAGGTTGTGAGTCGTTATGGTGATTATGATTTGCAACTTGGTTATATTAAAAATGATGTGTATTTAAAAGATAAAAAATTAAAAGAACTGAACGGTCTTGAAAGTGCGGAAAAAATATCAAAAGTACTTATCCCTTATCCGTTACCAAATTATAAAGAGCTTTCTGGCAAACCATCGTATTGGGGCGTGGAACAAGATTCTCCCGATATGCGTTCTTATAAAATTACAGAAGGGCGATATCCGAAAGAAGGGGCGGAAGTAGCACTTACGAAAGGGTATACAGATCGAGAAAATATAAAAGTAGGAGATATGATTCGTCTGCCTTTTCCACCGCATGGTGAAAAAAATGTGAGAGTTGTAGGGATTTTGAATCCACCATTGATGGCAGCAATGGGACATAGTGCGTATTTTCCGATTGCTTGGATGCAAAAGGAATTAAACTTACAAGGTCAATTTAACCTTGTTCAAGTGAAAACATCTGATGCGAATATAAAAAGAATGATCGCTAGTGATGCGAATGAGAAACTTGAAAATATTAAAATAGATCAGCGTACATATGTAGATAAAGCATTAGAAAGATTAAATGTGATGAAGCCATTAGTCTTTAGTTTAGGCGGAATTGCTTTATTTGTTGTAGCGCTTTTGATTATGGGAAGCTTCTTCTTATCTGTAAGAAGTCGCTTTAAACAATGGGCTTTATTACGTGCGATTGGTAGTAATCCAAATCAAGTCATTTTCGTTGTTTTATTAGAAGCATTATGTATTGGAACGATTGGTTCGTTAGTAGGAGTTGTACTTGGTGCTAGCACACATCAGCTCGCAGCTTCTTTTATTAACAAGTGGGTGAATGTAGAAAGTACAGGGCAAGAATCATTTTCTATTTCATTTGAGATTTTATTCATTACATTTTTACTAGGGATTGTCATGTCTGTAATAGGTGCAGCCATACCGGCATTTATGGTAAGAAAAATACCACCAGTTCAAGCTTTAAGACCAGGACTTCCGAGCAATCAAAAGAAAGAACGGAAATGGAGTATCTTCAGTCTTATTGTTTTAATGGCAGGTATCGTAATTGGTTTAAGTGGAACAGTTGTTGAAAAATATATTGGCTTTAATCTAAGTGCGATTGGAGCAATTTTATTTGCAATTGGTTTATTGTTTACAATCCCATTGTTGATTCGTGTGATTACGTCAGTTATCGCTAAACCATTTCAAACGATATTTCGCATTGAGACAACAATTAGTAGCCGAAATGTCATTCGTTATCGTAAAAAGGCAGCTGTTTCAGTCGCAATTCTAGCATTTGGATTTATGTTATCGCTAGTTGGAACGATGTATGTGAATGCGATGTACGAAGGAATGAAGCAAGGATTACAAAAGAATTTACCAGCAGATTTAGTCATTCGTGTTCCAATGGAGTCACAAGGAATTGAAAATATCCCATTTAATTGGCTAGGAAAGATACAAGACGTTGAAGGGGTAAAAGAAATTGTCGGAGCTGCCTCTGATTCCACATCTAAACTTGTAAATTATGACTTTAAAGAAGCAAATCAAGAATGGTACGAATTTATGAAGAAAAATAAATATAATTATGATGCGATGGAAGTTGTGGGTACTGATATTACAGCGTTTCAAAAGGTGACCAAGATGAAAGTTATTTCTGGTCAAAACTTGAGTACTCCATTAAAAGATGGAGAAGGAGTAATTACAAAAGAAACAGCAAAAAATTTAGGGATTAAGCTACATGATACGATTGAAGTGCAAGGGAAAGGGAAGCAAAAACAGTCTATTAAAGTCGTTTCTATTATCGAGAAAAACTTGAGAATGCAAAGTACTTACGTCTTCGTAAATGAACAATGGGCGCGAAATATGTTTCATGTAAAAGGATATGAATCGATTCAAATTATGACAGACTCTAAGGTACCTTTTGAAACAATTAAGAAGAAAGTAACAAAGATAACAAATGGTAAAGATAATATAGAGGTTATAAATAGTACCGATTTATTAAAAGAGCAAGAACAATTGTTATCTCAAATGGTTATGCTCATTCGTTTATTGGTTGTAATTATTTTTGTTATTTCGGGTATTGGCTTAATGAATGCGATTGTGGCAAGCTTACATGAAAGACGTGCTGAGATTAGTATGATTCGTGCCGTAGGAGCTATCCCTAAGCAAATGCGAAGAATTGTGTGGTTAGAAGGTACATTACTCGGTGCGATAGCTGGAATCATAGGAATTGGAGGCGGAGTGATTTTCAGTTATATTGTCTTATCAAGTTTAGAATTAACGGTTATTACAATTCCGTATAATCAAGTGCTATTACTGGCTGCAGCGAGCGTTATACTCGGAACAAGTGCAGCAATGATTGCTTCATCCCAGTTAAGAAAGTTTAAACTAAGTGATACGCTCAAGGAATTATCAGCGTAA
- a CDS encoding ABC transporter ATP-binding protein translates to MNIIEIEGVEKSFDIGDSKVKILKRINLQIQKGDFVCIMGASGSGKTTLLQLLGGLDIPTTGSIRVDGTEISSLKEKELALFRRHKIGFIFQQFNLIPVFNAEENVGLPLLLDNVPQKKATTAAKRLLELVGLKGKEQHLPSQLSGGQQQRVAIARAFANEPAIILADEPTGALDSENSKNIIAALRNACDELGQTAVVVTHDPFVAAHADKVVFLLDGEVIHEHAESKGWKFRHIPQQVTHIQEIMNRHFKVGDKSDVLDN, encoded by the coding sequence ATGAATATCATTGAAATTGAAGGGGTAGAAAAATCATTTGATATTGGTGATAGTAAGGTAAAGATATTAAAGAGGATTAATCTCCAAATCCAAAAAGGTGATTTCGTTTGTATTATGGGAGCGAGTGGGTCGGGGAAAACCACTCTTTTACAGTTGCTTGGAGGATTAGATATTCCGACGACGGGAAGCATTCGAGTAGATGGTACTGAAATTTCATCATTAAAAGAAAAAGAACTCGCGTTGTTTCGGAGGCATAAAATAGGTTTTATTTTTCAGCAGTTTAATTTAATACCAGTATTTAATGCGGAAGAAAATGTGGGATTACCGTTACTGTTAGATAATGTCCCACAGAAGAAGGCGACAACAGCGGCAAAGCGTTTATTAGAGCTTGTTGGTTTAAAAGGGAAAGAACAGCACTTACCATCGCAATTATCAGGTGGCCAGCAGCAAAGGGTTGCCATTGCGAGAGCATTTGCCAATGAACCAGCTATTATATTAGCAGATGAACCGACAGGAGCGTTGGATTCTGAAAATAGCAAAAATATCATTGCGGCTCTTCGTAATGCTTGTGATGAATTGGGGCAAACGGCAGTTGTTGTAACGCATGACCCGTTTGTAGCTGCTCATGCAGATAAAGTTGTTTTCTTACTAGATGGTGAAGTAATTCATGAACATGCCGAAAGTAAAGGATGGAAATTCCGGCATATTCCGCAGCAAGTTACGCACATTCAAGAGATTATGAATCGGCACTTTAAGGTAGGTGATAAGAGCGATGTCTTGGATAATTAA
- a CDS encoding NAD(P)H-dependent oxidoreductase, with amino-acid sequence MKHLIVYAHPNPQSFNHAILETVKSELEEKGHEVRVRDLYELNFNPVLAASDFVSFSQGNTPADIKEEQEHITWADNITFIYPVWWAGLPAILKGYVDRVFSHSFAYAYGENGIEKLLSSKKGLLLSTMGNTKEAYTASGMFDAMKKTTDAGIFEFTGIETLEHTFYTSVPSVDDGARKQYLEEVKEVVNRLLG; translated from the coding sequence ATGAAACATCTAATCGTTTATGCACACCCAAATCCACAAAGCTTCAATCATGCGATTTTAGAAACAGTAAAAAGTGAACTTGAAGAAAAAGGTCATGAAGTACGTGTTCGCGATTTATATGAACTAAATTTCAATCCAGTATTAGCAGCTTCTGATTTTGTTTCCTTTTCTCAAGGAAATACACCAGCTGATATTAAAGAAGAACAAGAACATATCACTTGGGCTGATAACATCACATTTATTTATCCAGTGTGGTGGGCAGGTCTTCCAGCAATCTTAAAAGGATATGTTGATCGTGTATTTAGCCACAGCTTTGCGTACGCTTATGGTGAAAATGGAATTGAAAAGTTACTAAGCAGTAAAAAAGGATTGCTACTATCCACAATGGGAAATACAAAAGAAGCTTATACAGCAAGCGGTATGTTTGATGCAATGAAGAAAACAACTGATGCTGGAATCTTTGAATTTACAGGAATTGAAACGTTAGAGCACACATTCTATACGAGTGTCCCTTCTGTGGATGACGGCGCGAGAAAACAATATCTTGAAGAAGTAAAAGAAGTAGTGAATCGTTTATTAGGGTAA
- a CDS encoding TIGR01457 family HAD-type hydrolase, whose protein sequence is MYKGYLIDLDGTMYRGEEQIEEASDFVKALQERGIPYLFVTNNSTRKPEQVAEKLVRFDIPAKPEQVFTTSMATANFIYERKQDASVYMIGEEGLHDALVEKGFKLVDENPDFVVVGLDREITYEKLAKACLAVRNGATFISTNGDIAIPTERGLLPGNGSLTSVVTVSTGVEPIFIGKPESIIMEQALKVLGMAKEEALMVGDNYDTDILAGINAGMHTLLVHTGVTTVEKLTEYDVQPTQVVHNLTEWIEKM, encoded by the coding sequence ATGTATAAAGGCTATTTAATCGACTTAGATGGTACAATGTATCGCGGTGAAGAACAAATTGAAGAAGCAAGCGACTTTGTAAAAGCACTACAGGAGCGCGGCATTCCCTATTTGTTTGTAACGAATAACTCAACGCGTAAACCAGAGCAAGTGGCAGAAAAGCTTGTTCGTTTCGATATTCCAGCTAAACCAGAGCAAGTATTTACAACAAGCATGGCAACAGCAAACTTTATTTATGAGCGTAAACAAGATGCGTCTGTGTATATGATTGGTGAAGAAGGATTACATGACGCACTTGTAGAAAAAGGATTCAAGCTTGTGGATGAAAATCCTGACTTTGTCGTTGTTGGATTAGATCGCGAAATTACATATGAAAAGCTAGCGAAAGCATGTCTTGCAGTACGTAATGGTGCGACATTTATTTCAACAAATGGAGATATTGCCATTCCAACTGAGCGTGGTTTATTACCTGGAAACGGTTCCTTAACATCTGTTGTTACAGTATCAACAGGTGTAGAGCCAATCTTTATCGGAAAACCAGAATCCATTATTATGGAACAAGCACTAAAAGTACTTGGCATGGCGAAAGAAGAAGCGCTAATGGTTGGGGATAACTATGATACTGACATTTTAGCGGGGATAAATGCTGGTATGCATACACTTCTTGTCCACACTGGAGTCACAACTGTGGAGAAGTTAACAGAGTATGACGTGCAGCCAACACAAGTTGTGCATAACTTGACAGAGTGGATTGAGAAGATGTAA
- a CDS encoding helix-turn-helix transcriptional regulator encodes MEEARTTKEEIVQLLKINGEQTVASLAESLEITEMAVRRHLSKLEKEKIIQSKMVRQHVGRPTYVYDLSQKGEDSFPKDYKQFALEVLEDLESIGDETLVNAILKARTNRMEEQLQKRISRQDNVWQKLREVAVIQEKKGYMVQVKQEGENSYILQKQNCPLKAVAEKYPQLCLEEESMYKRLFSDENVKALSNMCNGDCHCSYHIQEKK; translated from the coding sequence ATGGAGGAAGCACGTACAACGAAGGAAGAAATTGTACAGCTTTTAAAAATAAATGGTGAACAAACAGTTGCATCGTTAGCTGAATCTTTAGAGATTACGGAGATGGCAGTACGTCGTCATTTAAGTAAGCTTGAGAAAGAAAAAATCATTCAGTCGAAAATGGTGCGTCAACATGTGGGAAGGCCAACATATGTATACGACCTAAGTCAAAAAGGAGAAGATTCGTTTCCGAAAGATTATAAGCAATTTGCTTTAGAAGTGTTAGAGGATTTAGAGTCAATCGGTGATGAAACACTTGTTAATGCTATTTTAAAAGCGAGAACGAATCGGATGGAGGAGCAATTACAAAAGCGAATCAGCAGACAAGATAATGTATGGCAGAAGCTTCGGGAAGTTGCTGTTATCCAAGAGAAAAAGGGATATATGGTACAAGTGAAGCAAGAGGGAGAAAACTCGTACATATTACAAAAACAAAATTGTCCATTAAAGGCTGTTGCTGAAAAATATCCACAGCTTTGTTTGGAGGAAGAAAGTATGTATAAGCGGTTGTTTTCTGATGAAAATGTAAAAGCGTTATCAAATATGTGCAATGGTGACTGTCACTGTTCGTATCACATACAAGAGAAAAAATGA
- a CDS encoding DUF86 domain-containing protein, whose translation MYFVDRKKIEQMLACLEQVVDTFQEKQEYETDFEYYALERMSHLIIDCILDVGNAMIDGFIMRDPGSYEDIIDILMDEKVISEEEGKGIKEVIVLRKMLMQDYIQMNHEELYTTIQKQIAVVQKYPANIRRYLEKELGPVSAFVAE comes from the coding sequence ATGTACTTTGTAGACAGAAAAAAAATAGAGCAAATGTTAGCATGTTTAGAACAAGTAGTAGATACATTTCAAGAGAAGCAAGAATATGAAACGGATTTTGAATATTACGCATTAGAGCGTATGTCGCATCTCATCATTGATTGCATACTAGATGTTGGAAATGCAATGATTGATGGATTTATTATGCGTGATCCAGGGAGTTATGAAGATATTATTGATATTTTAATGGACGAAAAAGTCATAAGTGAGGAAGAAGGAAAAGGGATAAAAGAAGTGATTGTTCTTCGGAAAATGCTTATGCAAGATTATATTCAAATGAACCATGAAGAATTATATACAACGATTCAAAAACAAATTGCCGTGGTACAAAAATACCCTGCGAATATTCGCCGTTACTTAGAAAAGGAATTAGGACCTGTATCTGCATTTGTAGCAGAATAA
- the glpX gene encoding class II fructose-bisphosphatase translates to MERELALEIVRVTEAAALASAQWMGRGKKNEADDAATTAMRDMFDSVNMAGTVVIGEGELDEAPMLYIGEELGTGNGPEVDIAVDPLEGTNIVAKGLANAMAVIAVADKGNLLHAPDMYMEKIAVGPKAAGKISLDDPIEKTIEIVAEANNKKIRDLTVIIQERERHQDIIDRVRAKGARVKLFGDGDVGASIATALPGTGIDLFVGIGGAPEGVISAAALKCLEGEMQARLVPMNEEEEARCRKMGLEDPRQLLMLNDLVSGDDAIFSATGVSAGELLDGVKFLGGDLAETYSIVMRYKTRTVRFIKTHHHLDHKPHLNLDI, encoded by the coding sequence TTGGAACGTGAACTCGCATTAGAAATTGTCCGTGTAACAGAAGCAGCAGCCTTAGCATCCGCACAATGGATGGGCCGCGGAAAGAAAAACGAAGCAGATGATGCAGCAACTACCGCTATGCGTGATATGTTTGATTCAGTAAACATGGCAGGTACTGTTGTAATTGGTGAAGGAGAACTTGATGAAGCACCAATGTTATATATTGGTGAAGAACTAGGAACAGGTAACGGTCCAGAAGTAGATATCGCCGTTGATCCATTAGAAGGGACAAACATCGTTGCAAAAGGTCTTGCAAATGCAATGGCAGTTATTGCAGTCGCAGATAAAGGAAACCTTCTTCATGCTCCGGATATGTACATGGAAAAAATCGCGGTTGGTCCAAAAGCAGCTGGTAAAATTAGCTTAGATGATCCAATTGAAAAAACAATTGAAATTGTAGCAGAAGCAAACAATAAGAAAATTCGTGACCTAACGGTTATCATCCAAGAACGTGAACGTCATCAAGATATTATTGACCGTGTTCGCGCAAAAGGTGCACGTGTAAAACTATTCGGTGATGGAGATGTTGGTGCGTCAATCGCAACAGCTCTTCCAGGAACAGGTATTGACTTATTCGTTGGTATTGGCGGCGCTCCAGAAGGCGTTATCTCTGCAGCAGCACTAAAATGTCTTGAAGGCGAAATGCAAGCACGCTTAGTTCCAATGAACGAAGAAGAAGAAGCACGTTGCCGTAAAATGGGATTAGAAGACCCTCGTCAACTTCTTATGTTAAATGACTTAGTATCTGGTGACGACGCAATCTTCTCAGCAACAGGCGTATCTGCTGGCGAGTTATTAGATGGTGTGAAATTCCTTGGCGGAGACTTAGCAGAAACATATTCTATCGTTATGCGCTACAAAACAAGAACAGTACGCTTTATTAAAACACATCACCATTTAGATCATAAGCCTCACTTAAACTTAGATATTTAA
- a CDS encoding DUF3055 domain-containing protein, whose product MEERFFLYDDTVDTKTRFVSFMGENERHDLALLYSDRHYGKTIVLDMQRNKFAIIGTDDLNEPGYLEHAFSVSEEIAEELRSFLFELI is encoded by the coding sequence ATGGAAGAACGTTTCTTTCTTTACGACGATACAGTCGATACAAAAACGCGTTTCGTTAGCTTTATGGGAGAAAATGAGCGCCACGATTTAGCGCTTTTATATTCCGATCGCCATTACGGTAAAACAATTGTCCTTGATATGCAGCGTAATAAATTTGCAATCATCGGCACTGACGATTTAAACGAACCTGGCTACTTAGAGCACGCTTTTTCTGTCTCTGAAGAGATTGCAGAAGAACTTCGCTCATTCTTATTTGAACTTATATAA